One region of Gossypium raimondii isolate GPD5lz chromosome 6, ASM2569854v1, whole genome shotgun sequence genomic DNA includes:
- the LOC105773733 gene encoding thaumatin-like protein 1, translating to MDLFFSTCLFSLLSMLQGISGTTFTVVNKCDHTVWPGILGNSQLDTTGFELLTGGSRSIQAPPSWSGRFWGRTGCISDQNTGQLTCQTADCGSTQMECNGKGATPPVTLAEFTIGSGTQDFYDVSIVDGYNLPMLVEPSSGSGTCLSTGCVNDLNRQCPDKLRAQSGQACKSACEAFGKPEYCCSGAYASPDACKPSSYSEMFKAACPKSYSYAYDDATSTFTCTASDYTITFCPSSTSKKSASNTAPAAATTKGTTSPIYGSITGSGEVPADVNISSWFPYFLTGQSSRTVSSSVSHNTLLASAISFLFLSSLDFSHTYNFLQT from the exons ATGGATCTGTTCTTCTCCACTTGTTTATTTAGTCTTCTCTCCATGTTACAAG GGATTTCGGGGACTACATTTACAGTAGTGAATAAATGTGATCATACAGTTTGGCCTGGCATTCTCGGCAACTCGCAGTTAGATACCACCGGGTTCGAGCTACTAACAGGCGGGTCACGATCCATCCAGGCACCGCCTAGTTGGTCTGGTAGATTTTGGGGCAGAACCGGATGCATATCGGACCAGAATACGGGTCAACTCACCTGCCAAACTGCTGACTGTGGCTCCACCCAAATGGAATGCAATGGCAAAGGTGCGACCCCACCGGTCACCTTAGCTGAGTTCACGATCGGGTCGGGTACCCAGGATTTCTACGACGTTAGCATAGTGGATGGATATAATTTGCCGATGTTAGTGGAGCCGAGCAGTGGTTCAGGCACGTGCTTGTCGACGGGGTGTGTTAATGATTTGAACCGGCAGTGCCCGGATAAGTTAAGGGCTCAGTCGGGTCAGGCTTGTAAAAGTGCCTGTGAGGCTTTTGGGAAGCCTGAGTATTGCTGCAGCGGCGCGTATGCTTCACCGGACGCGTGCAAGCCGTCTTCTTATTCGGAGATGTTTAAAGCGGCTTGTCCGAAATCGTATAGCTATGCATACGATGATGCTACGAGTACGTTTACGTGTACAGCTTCTGATTATACGATTACATTCTGTCCTTCATCCACAAG TAAAAAATCAGCAAGCAATACAGCCCcagcagcagcaacaacaaAAGGGACGACAAGCCCCATATATGGATCAATTACAGGGTCAGGAGAGGTCCCAGCAGACGTCAATATTAGCTCATGGTTTCCTTATTTTCTTACAGGACAGTCTTCCAGGACTGTTTCTTCCTCAGTTTCCCACAACACACTGTTGGCGTCAGCCATTTCCTTTCTCTTCCTCTCATCTCTTGATTTTAGTCATACTTATAACTTTCTCCAAACGTAA
- the LOC105773734 gene encoding thaumatin-like protein 1b, giving the protein MAQSTFVAAVCVLILSHSFISVVKATTFTIVNECNYVVWPGILSNAGVPTLPTTGFALQSGETKAITAPASWGGRFWGRTHCSEDSTGKFSCLTGDCGSGKVECSGNGAAPPASLAEFTLDGAGGLDFFDVSLVDGYNIPMLVVPQGGTGQNCTNTGCVVDLNGSCPSELKVMSSDGTAGVACKSACEAFGDPQYCCSGAYGTPDTCKPSSYSEVFKTACPRAYSYAYDDKTSTFTCANADYTITFCPSPNTSQKSSQEQQNTETTTPPLINTTMVYEGALDQSVASPSSCTHVLVNLGIIMAIWWSWQLF; this is encoded by the exons ATGGCCCAATCTACATTTGTTGCTGCTGTCTGCGTTCTTATTCTTTCGCATTCGTTCATATCAGTAGTGAAAGCCACAACCTTTACAATAGTAAACGAATGCAATTATGTCGTATGGCCTGGGATTCTATCAAACGCAGGTGTTCCAACGCTTCCCACCACTGGTTTCGCTCTCCAAAGCGGCGAAACCAAAGCCATTACTGCACCGGCATCATGGGGTGGTCGGTTCTGGGGTAGAACCCATTGCTCCGAGGATTCCACCGGGAAATTTTCCTGCCTTACCGGTGATTGTGGCTCCGGGAAGGTGGAATGTTCTGGAAACGGCGCTGCTCCGCCGGCGAGTTTAGCTGAGTTCACATTGGACGGTGCTGGCGGCCTCGATTTTTTCGATGTGAGTTTGGTCGACGGTTACAACATCCCTATGTTGGTTGTTCCACAGGGTGGCACGGGACAAAACTGTACCAACACCGGCTGCGTGGTTGACCTTAATGGCTCTTGCCCTTCCGAGCTGAAGGTGATGAGCTCCGACGGCACAGCTGGCGTCGCTTGCAAGAGCGCTTGCGAAGCTTTCGGCGACCCTCAGTACTGTTGCAGCGGCGCGTATGGTACACCCGATACTTGCAAACCGTCTTCGTACTCGGAGGTGTTTAAGACAGCTTGCCCACGCGCATACAGCTATGCCTATGATGATAAAACCAGTACCTTCACATGCGCCAACGCTGATTATACAATTACTTTCTGTCCTTCGCCTAACACTAG CCAAAAATCATCGCAAGAGCAACAAAACACGGAAACGACAACACCACCTCTTATCAACACCACGATGGTGTATGAAGGGGCATTGGACCAAAGTGTAGCATCACCCTCTTCCTGCACCCACGTGCTCGTAAACCTGGGCATCATTATGGCAATTTGGTGGTCGTGGCAACTCTTCTAA